In the Adlercreutzia equolifaciens DSM 19450 genome, one interval contains:
- a CDS encoding AMP-binding protein: MRNINLRYVDEAYDENGLLTKFDITMPDNFNFAYDVVDDIAINDPERTAMVWCNPEGEEHTFTFADMKTWSDKTANFLADCGIGRGDFVMVILRRHYQFWFTMLALEKLGAVAVPATFMLKEHDLTYRLNGADIKAIIATSAGDIAGTIDAVVKECPSVETLILVNPAGAGLTPRDEDGNWVAPAGELVGEALSGPAGICAAPVAREGWRDFNSEVRAASADFTRRETAGADPMLMYFSSGTSGNPKMVLHDSGYALAHLITAKHWHNVNPEGLHFTIADTGWGKAVWGKFFGQWLMEAAVLTYDFDRYDPAEILSLVGRYGVTTLCCPPTMYRLMTEVDVDAFDLSSLEYCTTAGEALNPDLFDFWREHTGLTIYEGFGQTETPLTVGNLTNSTPRPGSMGKPVPMYVMRILRDDGTECDTGETGEICISIDPHPAGIMMEYYRNAEKTAEAMHDGWYHTGDTAWRDEEGNYWYVGRNDDVIKSSGYRIGPFEIESVMLEHDAVREVAVTGVPDPVRGFAVKATVVLADGWQGSDDLTAELQKWVKRQTAPYKYPRIIEYVDELPRTVNGKIRRAAIREQDKTHRASQKTPEGLI, encoded by the coding sequence ATGAGAAACATCAACTTGCGCTACGTGGACGAGGCCTACGACGAGAACGGTCTGCTCACGAAGTTCGACATCACCATGCCCGACAACTTCAACTTCGCCTACGACGTCGTGGACGACATCGCGATCAACGATCCCGAGCGCACGGCCATGGTCTGGTGCAACCCGGAAGGGGAGGAGCACACCTTCACCTTCGCCGACATGAAAACGTGGTCGGACAAGACGGCGAACTTCCTGGCGGACTGCGGCATCGGCCGCGGCGACTTCGTCATGGTCATCCTGCGCCGCCACTACCAGTTCTGGTTCACGATGCTGGCCCTGGAGAAACTGGGGGCGGTGGCGGTGCCGGCCACCTTCATGCTGAAGGAGCACGACCTCACCTATCGCCTGAACGGGGCCGACATCAAGGCCATCATCGCCACTTCGGCCGGGGACATCGCCGGCACCATCGACGCGGTGGTGAAGGAGTGCCCCAGCGTGGAGACGCTCATCCTCGTGAATCCCGCCGGCGCCGGGCTCACCCCGCGCGACGAGGACGGGAACTGGGTCGCTCCCGCCGGCGAGCTTGTCGGCGAGGCGCTCTCGGGCCCTGCGGGCATCTGCGCGGCCCCCGTCGCGCGCGAGGGCTGGCGCGACTTCAACAGCGAGGTGCGCGCGGCTTCGGCCGACTTCACCCGCCGCGAGACGGCCGGCGCCGATCCCATGCTCATGTACTTCTCCTCGGGCACTTCGGGCAATCCCAAGATGGTGCTCCACGATTCCGGCTACGCGCTGGCGCACCTCATCACGGCCAAGCACTGGCACAACGTGAATCCCGAGGGGCTGCACTTCACCATCGCCGACACCGGCTGGGGCAAGGCGGTCTGGGGCAAGTTCTTCGGCCAGTGGCTCATGGAGGCCGCCGTGCTCACCTACGACTTCGACCGCTACGATCCGGCCGAGATCCTCTCCCTCGTCGGCCGCTACGGCGTGACGACGCTCTGCTGCCCGCCGACGATGTACCGCCTCATGACCGAGGTGGACGTGGACGCCTTCGACCTGTCCAGCCTGGAGTACTGCACCACGGCCGGCGAGGCGCTGAACCCCGATCTGTTCGACTTCTGGCGCGAGCACACCGGCCTTACCATCTACGAGGGCTTCGGCCAAACGGAAACCCCGCTCACCGTGGGCAATCTGACGAACTCCACGCCGCGCCCGGGCTCCATGGGCAAGCCGGTGCCGATGTACGTCATGAGGATCTTGCGCGACGACGGCACCGAGTGCGACACCGGCGAGACCGGCGAGATCTGCATCTCCATCGACCCGCATCCGGCCGGCATCATGATGGAGTACTACCGCAACGCCGAGAAGACCGCCGAGGCCATGCACGACGGCTGGTACCACACCGGCGACACCGCCTGGCGCGACGAGGAGGGCAACTACTGGTACGTGGGCCGCAACGACGACGTCATCAAGTCGAGTGGCTACCGCATCGGCCCTTTCGAGATCGAGTCGGTGATGCTCGAGCACGACGCCGTGCGCGAGGTGGCCGTCACCGGCGTGCCCGACCCGGTGCGCGGCTTCGCCGTGAAGGCGACGGTGGTGCTCGCCGACGGCTGGCAGGGAAGCGATGACCTCACCGCCGAGCTGCAGAAGTGGGTGAAGCGCCAGACGGCCCCCTACAAGTACCCGCGCATCATCGAGTACGTCGACGAGCTGCCGCGCACCGTCAACGGCAAGATCCGCCGGGCCGCCATCCGCGAGCAGGACAAGACCCATCGCGCCTCCCAGAAGACCCCCGAGGGGCTCATCTGA
- a CDS encoding 4Fe-4S binding protein produces MARVTIDDFFCKGCGLCTDVCPVGILELDPDVITAKGYHPAHCTDEDKCTGCATCATMCPDVAITVER; encoded by the coding sequence ATGGCGCGAGTCACTATCGACGATTTCTTCTGCAAGGGATGCGGGCTGTGCACCGATGTCTGCCCGGTGGGCATTCTCGAGCTCGACCCGGACGTCATCACGGCCAAGGGCTATCACCCGGCCCATTGCACCGACGAGGACAAGTGCACTGGTTGCGCCACCTGCGCGACCATGTGCCCCGATGTGGCCATCACGGTTGAAAGGTAG
- a CDS encoding cytochrome c3 family protein codes for MTEEEKKVDGQTAEPAAQKKKKKWPIVVGVVVAVLVVAGAGFWVWHEQPSFCNAICHTPMDAYLPTYEAEPGQAATDVWGNEVANASGMMAAVHRAENGTTCLGCHVPTLSEQIGEGMSWITGSYEVLNTQTGQQVVPEKSLEDLVAARGIEPDQFCLNESCHNMTRDDLIQATKDLERNPHVAQHGENQCSDCHKAHRASVNACSQCHNDAPIPEGWISAADNTALEKELDSLNKAA; via the coding sequence ATGACAGAAGAAGAGAAAAAGGTGGACGGGCAGACTGCCGAGCCTGCCGCCCAGAAGAAAAAGAAGAAGTGGCCCATCGTCGTGGGCGTCGTCGTCGCTGTGCTCGTCGTGGCCGGCGCCGGCTTCTGGGTATGGCACGAGCAGCCGAGCTTCTGCAACGCCATCTGCCACACACCGATGGACGCCTACCTGCCCACCTATGAGGCCGAGCCCGGCCAGGCCGCCACTGACGTGTGGGGCAACGAGGTCGCCAACGCCTCCGGCATGATGGCCGCTGTGCATCGCGCCGAGAACGGCACCACCTGCCTCGGTTGCCATGTTCCCACCCTGTCCGAGCAGATCGGCGAGGGCATGAGCTGGATCACCGGCAGCTACGAGGTTCTGAACACCCAGACCGGCCAGCAGGTCGTGCCCGAGAAGTCGCTGGAGGATCTCGTGGCTGCTCGCGGCATCGAGCCCGATCAGTTCTGCCTGAACGAGTCCTGCCACAACATGACTCGCGACGACCTGATTCAGGCTACGAAGGATCTGGAGCGCAACCCGCACGTGGCCCAGCACGGCGAGAACCAGTGCAGCGACTGCCACAAGGCGCACCGCGCTTCCGTGAACGCCTGCTCGCAGTGCCACAACGACGCCCCCATCCCCGAGGGCTGGATCTCCGCTGCGGACAACACCGCTCTGGAGAAGGAGCTGGACAGCCTGAACAAGGCCGCCTAA
- a CDS encoding 3-methyl-2-oxobutanoate dehydrogenase subunit VorB codes for MAEKVLMKGNEAMAEAAMRAGCRFFFGYPITPQTEVAAYMAKMMPKVGGTYLQAESEVAAINMVYGASAAGARVMTSSSSPGISLKSEGISYMAGADLPGVIVNVQRGGPGLGSIQPSQADYWQATKATGHGDFHIVVYAPSTVQEMADYAFKAFDTADKYRVPVMIMADGMLGQMMEPVVLPEALAPEDLPEKPWATCGHGHKRPHNVANSLYLTASDLEDLVRERYERYAVIEETEQEAESYLTEDADIVLVAFGGAARVARSAVNAAREQGIKAGLVRPITLWPFPMRAIEALVPTAKAFLDVEMNMGQMVEDVRLAVAGRVPVEFFGRTGGVIPTPDEVLAAIVALNEKVGE; via the coding sequence ATGGCTGAGAAAGTACTCATGAAGGGCAACGAGGCCATGGCCGAGGCGGCCATGCGTGCCGGTTGCCGCTTCTTCTTCGGTTACCCCATCACGCCCCAGACCGAGGTGGCCGCCTACATGGCGAAGATGATGCCGAAGGTGGGGGGCACCTATCTTCAGGCGGAGTCCGAGGTGGCGGCCATCAACATGGTCTACGGTGCCTCGGCAGCCGGCGCCCGCGTGATGACCTCCTCGTCGTCGCCGGGAATCTCGCTGAAGAGCGAGGGCATCTCGTATATGGCCGGCGCCGATCTGCCCGGCGTCATCGTCAACGTGCAGCGCGGCGGTCCGGGCCTCGGTTCCATCCAGCCCTCCCAGGCCGACTACTGGCAGGCCACCAAGGCCACCGGGCACGGCGACTTCCACATCGTCGTGTACGCGCCCTCCACGGTGCAGGAGATGGCCGACTACGCCTTCAAGGCGTTCGATACAGCCGACAAGTACCGCGTGCCGGTCATGATCATGGCCGACGGCATGCTCGGCCAGATGATGGAGCCGGTGGTCCTGCCCGAGGCGCTCGCCCCGGAGGATCTGCCCGAGAAGCCCTGGGCCACCTGCGGCCACGGGCATAAGCGACCCCACAACGTGGCGAACTCGCTGTACCTGACCGCGTCCGATCTGGAGGACCTCGTCCGCGAGCGCTATGAGCGCTACGCGGTCATCGAGGAGACCGAGCAGGAGGCCGAGAGCTATCTCACCGAGGACGCCGACATCGTGCTCGTGGCCTTCGGCGGCGCGGCCCGCGTGGCCCGCTCGGCGGTGAACGCCGCGCGCGAGCAGGGCATCAAGGCGGGTCTTGTGCGCCCCATCACGCTGTGGCCCTTCCCGATGCGGGCCATCGAGGCGCTCGTGCCCACGGCCAAGGCGTTCCTCGACGTGGAGATGAACATGGGCCAGATGGTGGAAGATGTGCGCCTGGCGGTGGCGGGGCGCGTGCCGGTGGAGTTCTTCGGCCGCACTGGTGGCGTCATCCCGACGCCCGACGAGGTGCTGGCGGCCATTGTCGCTTTGAACGAGAAGGTAGGTGAGTAG
- a CDS encoding helix-turn-helix domain-containing protein, translating to MEPNIKEVAGRIRALREDMDLTLQEMAEATGRSTAEYAAQESGEEDLSFTFLYKCAEKFGVDVIELLTGENPHLTGYSLTREGAGLSIKRRAGFEYLHKAPHFRHKLAEPFVVTAPYLEEEQDVPVHLSRHEGQELDFIISGQMRFAYEDHEEILSPGDVVMYDSGRGHGMIATGGEPCVFLAIVMKPEGEKII from the coding sequence GTGGAGCCGAATATCAAAGAGGTGGCGGGGCGTATTCGCGCTCTGCGGGAGGACATGGACCTCACGTTGCAGGAGATGGCCGAGGCCACGGGCCGGTCGACGGCGGAGTACGCCGCACAAGAGTCCGGCGAGGAGGACCTCTCCTTTACCTTCCTGTACAAGTGCGCCGAGAAGTTCGGCGTCGACGTCATCGAGCTGCTCACCGGCGAGAACCCGCACCTAACGGGCTACTCGCTCACGCGCGAGGGCGCGGGCCTTTCCATCAAACGCCGCGCTGGCTTCGAGTACCTGCACAAGGCGCCGCATTTCCGCCACAAGCTGGCCGAGCCCTTCGTGGTCACCGCTCCCTATTTGGAAGAGGAGCAGGACGTGCCCGTGCACCTGTCCCGCCACGAGGGCCAGGAGCTCGACTTCATCATCTCCGGTCAGATGCGATTCGCCTACGAGGACCACGAGGAGATCCTGAGTCCGGGCGATGTCGTCATGTACGACTCCGGTCGCGGCCATGGCATGATCGCCACGGGAGGGGAGCCCTGCGTGTTCCTCGCCATTGTGATGAAGCCCGAGGGGGAGAAGATTATCTAG
- a CDS encoding 2-oxoacid:acceptor oxidoreductase family protein: MGKDLTCVVAGFGGQGSLFAGKVIATAGLIEDREVSWMPSYGPEMRGGTANCSVTLSDKPIGSPLITRPSALIALNQPSFDKFIDNVEEGGIVVVDTAMVPSLTEPEGVTVIGIPATKMCEEADLKGLGNIVLIGKLWAETGFCSEEALDGAIAKVAGKKPEKLEQNRQAIKLGINA, from the coding sequence ATGGGCAAGGATCTCACCTGCGTCGTCGCCGGCTTCGGCGGCCAAGGGTCGCTGTTCGCCGGCAAGGTCATCGCTACGGCCGGCCTCATCGAGGACCGCGAGGTTTCGTGGATGCCCTCCTACGGCCCCGAAATGCGCGGCGGCACCGCCAACTGCTCGGTGACGCTGTCCGATAAGCCCATCGGCAGCCCGCTGATCACGCGCCCGAGCGCGCTCATCGCTCTGAACCAGCCCTCCTTCGACAAGTTCATCGACAACGTGGAAGAGGGCGGCATCGTGGTGGTGGACACGGCCATGGTGCCGAGTCTCACCGAGCCCGAGGGCGTGACGGTCATCGGCATCCCCGCGACCAAGATGTGCGAGGAGGCCGATCTCAAAGGCCTCGGCAACATCGTGCTTATCGGCAAGCTCTGGGCCGAGACCGGCTTTTGCTCCGAGGAGGCGCTCGACGGCGCCATCGCGAAGGTGGCCGGCAAGAAGCCCGAGAAGCTGGAGCAGAACCGCCAAGCCATCAAGCTCGGCATCAACGCGTAG
- the pyrR gene encoding bifunctional pyr operon transcriptional regulator/uracil phosphoribosyltransferase PyrR — MNDESMVKSVCMDADDIERAVTRMAHQILEANKGADNIALVGIVTRGDLLAKMLVHKIEEIEGVKVPLGKLDISFYRDDFATHMSPEVHSTDIPFSIDGMTIVLVDDVLYTGRTIRAALDALMDIGRPAAVELAVLVDRGHRELPIRADFVGKNVPSSSSENVRLFLEEVDGISAVEILDIEPGKRAGAAALTKKEGE, encoded by the coding sequence ATGAACGACGAGAGCATGGTCAAGTCGGTCTGCATGGATGCAGACGACATCGAGCGAGCGGTGACGCGCATGGCGCACCAGATCCTCGAGGCCAACAAGGGCGCGGACAACATCGCGCTCGTGGGCATCGTCACGCGAGGCGATCTTCTCGCGAAGATGCTCGTTCACAAAATCGAGGAGATCGAGGGGGTCAAGGTTCCCCTGGGCAAGCTGGACATCAGCTTCTATCGCGACGACTTCGCGACCCATATGTCTCCTGAGGTTCATTCCACCGACATCCCGTTTAGCATCGACGGCATGACCATCGTGCTCGTGGACGACGTGCTGTACACGGGCCGCACCATCCGCGCGGCGCTCGACGCGCTCATGGACATCGGTCGCCCCGCCGCCGTGGAGCTGGCGGTCCTCGTCGACCGCGGCCACCGCGAGCTGCCCATCCGCGCCGACTTCGTGGGCAAGAACGTGCCCTCGTCCTCCAGCGAGAACGTGCGCCTGTTCCTGGAGGAAGTCGACGGCATCTCGGCCGTGGAGATTCTGGACATCGAGCCGGGCAAGCGAGCAGGCGCCGCGGCCCTGACGAAAAAGGAAGGTGAGTAG
- a CDS encoding thiamine pyrophosphate-dependent enzyme has product MVETTEKEMKVVFERPHSLLPVVTNFCPGCPHGIVERLVCEVMDELDIEGETIGVAPVGCSVISYDFFGCDMIEAAHGRAPAVATAVKRVHPDKVVFAYQGDGDLASIGMAETVHAATRGENITIIFINNAIYGMTGGQMAPTSLPNQVTQTSPYGRDVSTAGNPIRVSELLNALDGPAYIERVCVDTPKNVRKAKKAIKKAFQNQIDGVGYSFIEVVSTCPTNWGMTPKDAFEWMRVNMLPYYPLGVVRDVTADGFANAAEAASARNAACPIAHPEAVSEGGN; this is encoded by the coding sequence ATGGTCGAGACGACTGAGAAGGAAATGAAAGTGGTCTTCGAGCGACCCCACTCCCTGTTGCCCGTGGTCACGAACTTCTGCCCCGGCTGCCCCCACGGCATCGTGGAGCGTCTGGTGTGCGAGGTCATGGACGAGCTGGACATCGAGGGCGAGACGATCGGCGTGGCGCCCGTGGGCTGCTCGGTCATCTCCTACGACTTCTTCGGCTGCGACATGATCGAGGCCGCCCACGGCCGGGCGCCCGCGGTGGCCACGGCGGTGAAGCGCGTGCATCCCGACAAGGTGGTCTTCGCCTACCAGGGCGACGGTGACTTGGCCTCCATCGGCATGGCCGAGACGGTCCATGCGGCCACTCGCGGCGAGAACATCACCATCATCTTCATCAACAACGCCATCTACGGCATGACCGGCGGCCAGATGGCCCCCACCTCGCTGCCGAACCAGGTGACCCAGACGAGTCCCTACGGGCGCGATGTGTCCACGGCCGGCAACCCCATCCGCGTGAGCGAGCTTCTGAACGCGCTGGACGGCCCGGCCTACATCGAGCGCGTCTGCGTCGATACGCCGAAGAACGTGCGCAAGGCTAAAAAGGCCATCAAGAAGGCCTTCCAGAACCAGATCGACGGTGTGGGCTACTCGTTCATCGAGGTGGTTTCCACCTGCCCCACCAACTGGGGCATGACGCCGAAGGACGCCTTCGAGTGGATGCGCGTGAACATGCTGCCGTACTACCCGCTCGGGGTGGTGCGCGATGTGACCGCCGACGGCTTCGCCAATGCCGCCGAGGCGGCGAGCGCCCGCAATGCGGCCTGCCCCATCGCCCATCCCGAGGCCGTGTCAGAAGGAGGCAACTAA
- a CDS encoding AMP-binding protein, which produces MDHVLKKYCPRIEFDSYEDFAENFTIEVPEAFNFGFDVVDEWAAVEPDKRALLWTNDAGEERAFTFTDIKHLSNQAANAFKELGIGKGDVVMCILRRRWEYWVCAVALCKLGATIIPASLQLTRKDVVYRANSADVKAIVAVNDEYVCTQVEEAMPDCPTVREKFIVDGSREGWVDFDELIAGYPDTFERPTGDAGVTSKDIMLMYFTSGTTGNPKAVEHNFAHPLGHIITAKYWQQVQENKLHMSVTDSGWAKFGWGKIYGQWIAGATIFAYDMDKFVPTKLLQKIQDYKLTTFCAPPTMYRFMLQEDVAAYDLSSVENFATAGEPLNAEVTIQWERLTGKKIREGFGQTEGPVLLATFPWIEPRPGSMGKPSPLLNVKLLDDDGREVDDGEEGAICVTGLKEAYPPGLFVGYYGNPERTEEAVGGEYYNLHDMAWRDSDGYCYFVGRNDDVIKCSGYRIGPFEVESALVEHPAVVECAVTAAPDPIRGKVVKATIVLAKGYEGTDALTRELQDHVKKTTAPYKYPRIIEYVDELPKTIGGKIKRKLIRQTDGIQE; this is translated from the coding sequence ATGGATCATGTTCTGAAGAAGTACTGCCCGAGAATTGAATTCGATTCCTACGAGGACTTCGCCGAGAACTTCACCATCGAGGTTCCCGAGGCCTTCAACTTCGGTTTCGACGTCGTCGACGAGTGGGCTGCCGTGGAGCCCGACAAGCGGGCGCTTCTGTGGACCAACGACGCCGGCGAGGAGCGCGCTTTCACGTTCACCGACATCAAGCACCTCTCGAACCAGGCGGCCAACGCCTTCAAAGAGCTCGGCATCGGCAAGGGCGACGTGGTCATGTGCATCCTGCGCCGCCGCTGGGAGTACTGGGTGTGCGCCGTGGCCCTCTGCAAGCTGGGCGCCACCATCATCCCCGCGTCGCTGCAGCTCACGCGAAAGGACGTGGTCTACCGCGCCAACAGCGCCGACGTGAAGGCCATTGTGGCGGTGAACGACGAGTACGTCTGCACGCAGGTGGAAGAGGCCATGCCCGATTGCCCCACGGTGCGCGAGAAGTTCATCGTGGACGGCTCCCGCGAGGGCTGGGTCGATTTCGACGAGCTCATTGCGGGCTACCCCGACACCTTCGAGCGCCCCACAGGAGATGCGGGCGTCACCTCCAAGGACATCATGCTCATGTACTTCACGAGCGGCACGACGGGCAACCCCAAGGCCGTGGAGCACAACTTCGCCCATCCTCTCGGCCACATCATCACGGCGAAGTACTGGCAGCAGGTGCAGGAGAACAAGCTGCACATGTCGGTGACCGACTCCGGCTGGGCCAAGTTCGGCTGGGGCAAGATCTACGGCCAGTGGATCGCCGGTGCCACCATCTTCGCCTACGACATGGACAAGTTCGTGCCCACCAAGCTTCTGCAGAAGATTCAGGACTACAAGCTCACCACCTTCTGCGCGCCGCCCACCATGTACCGCTTTATGCTGCAGGAGGACGTGGCCGCCTACGACTTGTCCAGCGTGGAGAACTTCGCCACGGCGGGTGAGCCGCTGAACGCGGAGGTGACCATCCAGTGGGAGCGCCTCACCGGCAAGAAGATCCGCGAGGGCTTCGGCCAGACCGAGGGCCCGGTGCTTCTGGCCACCTTCCCGTGGATCGAGCCGAGGCCCGGTTCCATGGGCAAGCCGTCGCCCCTGCTCAACGTGAAGCTGCTCGACGACGACGGCCGCGAGGTCGATGACGGCGAGGAGGGCGCCATCTGCGTGACGGGCCTGAAAGAGGCCTATCCTCCGGGACTGTTCGTGGGCTACTACGGCAACCCGGAGCGCACGGAGGAGGCCGTGGGAGGGGAGTATTACAACCTCCACGACATGGCCTGGCGCGACTCCGACGGCTACTGCTACTTCGTGGGCCGCAACGACGACGTTATCAAGTGCTCCGGCTACCGCATCGGCCCCTTCGAGGTGGAAAGCGCGCTGGTGGAGCACCCGGCCGTGGTGGAGTGCGCCGTCACGGCGGCGCCGGATCCCATCCGCGGCAAAGTGGTGAAGGCCACCATTGTGCTCGCGAAGGGCTACGAGGGCACCGACGCGCTCACCCGCGAGCTGCAGGATCATGTGAAGAAGACCACGGCTCCCTACAAGTACCCGCGCATCATCGAGTACGTGGACGAGCTGCCCAAGACCATCGGCGGCAAGATCAAGCGCAAGCTCATCCGCCAGACCGACGGCATTCAGGAATAG
- a CDS encoding rubrerythrin family protein, translated as MELEKSQTWKNLESSLSQEAVAYCEYTFYGQQAAKDGYKQISDIFNETAGNELHHAKLHYKKMHGGKVPGTLDNLKAAAASEDEEVEIYTGYAKTAREEGFADLADFFEGLAAIEKSHENRYQLLIERIENDEVFRRKEVKVWYCTVCGHIEIGTEPPEKCPVCEHPQGYFEIKAENF; from the coding sequence ATGGAACTTGAGAAATCCCAGACATGGAAGAACTTGGAGAGCTCGCTCTCGCAGGAGGCCGTGGCCTATTGCGAGTACACGTTCTACGGCCAGCAGGCCGCCAAGGACGGCTACAAGCAGATCTCCGACATCTTCAACGAGACCGCCGGCAACGAGCTGCATCACGCGAAGCTGCACTACAAGAAGATGCACGGCGGCAAGGTGCCGGGCACGCTCGACAACCTGAAGGCCGCTGCCGCCAGCGAGGATGAAGAAGTCGAGATTTACACCGGCTATGCCAAGACCGCTCGCGAGGAGGGCTTCGCCGATCTGGCCGATTTCTTCGAGGGCCTGGCCGCCATCGAGAAGAGCCATGAGAACCGCTATCAGCTGCTCATCGAGCGCATCGAGAACGACGAGGTGTTCCGCCGCAAGGAAGTGAAGGTGTGGTACTGCACCGTCTGCGGCCACATCGAGATCGGCACCGAGCCCCCCGAGAAGTGCCCCGTCTGCGAGCACCCGCAAGGCTACTTCGAGATCAAGGCCGAGAACTTCTAG
- a CDS encoding helix-turn-helix domain-containing protein → MEEENLKDLGERLQGLREACDVSRHTMAEELGVDIDTYRGWEETGEDIPISAIYHMARKFNVDLTEILTGTAPKLDTYHLVRRGETEEVERFPGYHYEDMASRYARKIMQPLLVILDPCDEPAELVCHDGQEFNYVLEGSLILTFGDRDIQLNAGDSIYFNPTYPHGQRCNGDVPCKFITIIAE, encoded by the coding sequence ATGGAAGAAGAGAACCTGAAAGATTTGGGCGAGCGCCTGCAGGGCCTGCGCGAGGCCTGCGACGTGTCGCGCCACACCATGGCCGAGGAGCTCGGCGTCGATATCGACACCTACCGCGGCTGGGAGGAGACCGGCGAGGACATCCCCATCTCGGCCATCTACCACATGGCCCGCAAGTTCAACGTCGACCTCACCGAGATCCTCACGGGCACCGCGCCGAAGCTGGACACCTACCACTTGGTGCGTCGCGGCGAGACCGAGGAGGTCGAGCGTTTCCCCGGGTATCACTACGAGGACATGGCCAGCCGCTACGCCCGCAAGATCATGCAGCCGCTGCTGGTCATCTTGGATCCGTGCGACGAGCCGGCCGAGCTGGTGTGCCACGACGGCCAGGAGTTCAACTACGTGCTGGAAGGGTCGCTCATTCTCACCTTCGGGGATCGCGACATCCAGCTGAACGCCGGCGACAGCATCTACTTCAACCCCACCTACCCCCACGGCCAGCGCTGCAACGGCGACGTCCCCTGCAAGTTCATCACCATCATCGCCGAATAG